In Malaclemys terrapin pileata isolate rMalTer1 chromosome 10, rMalTer1.hap1, whole genome shotgun sequence, the DNA window tgagaacaggtgtgtgaaatttctaaaggtagctacagcactcaacccaagatttaagaatctgaactgccttccaaaatctgagagggacgaggtgtggagcatgctttcagaagtcttaaaagagcaagactctgatgtggaaactacagaacccaaaccaccaccaccaacaaaaaaatcaaccttctgctggtggcaatctggctcagatgatgaaaatgaacaggcGTTCGTcaactatccaaagcagtgtgatcaggcatgtcctctggaatggtggttgaagcatcaagggacatatgaatctttagcatatctggcatgtaaatatcttgagatgccagctacaacagtcccatgcaaatgcttgttctcactttcagatgacattgtaaacaagaagcaggcagcattatcttctgtaaacaaacttatttgtctgagtgattggctgaacaaagaagtaggactgaggggacttgtaggctctaaagttttacattgttttgttttgaatgcggaattttttttttacataattctacatttataagttcaactttcatgatagagattgcactacagtacttgtattaggtagggttaccatatttccacaagcaaaaaagaggacactggggcgggggggtgggaggagccccgctctagacccgcccccatccactccctcccacttccctccccctgacccctgactgcccccctcagaacccccccccccgctccttgtcccctgactgccccctcctgggacccctgccactaactgcccccctaggaccccaccacctatctaagccgccctgcttcttgtcccctgactgccccttcttGAGAACCCCCTacaaccctacctgtcccctgactgccccgacccttatccacacccccaccccatattcacacccccgcccccagacagccccccggggactcccatgccctatccaactgctccccgccccctgacaggacccccagaactcctgacccatccaaccccctctgctacctgcctgcctcgacccctctgacagcccccccagaaatCCAGACCCAtctagcccccctgctccctgtccctgactgtcccaacccctctccacacccctgcccccctgacaccctccccgccccccaaactcccgacccatccaacccccgctccctgtcccctgaccagggccggctttaaagagcccaggaatcgggctgcactctggccggggttgcggggcttggggctgggccgggcgcgctcggccggaaccgggggctgggccgggcgcgctcggccggaaccgggggctgggccgggcgcgctcggccggaaccgggggctgggccgggcgcgctcggccggaaccgggggctgggccgggcgcgctcggccggaaccgggggctgggaggctgggccgggcgcgctcggccggaaccgggggctggggggctgggccgccgggcgccgctcggcctgggctggagggagccgcTTGGCCCGGGCCACGCCTCTCCGGAGCTCTCCtactcgccccccccccctcagtttaCCTGCTActgcctcccgcttgcccctgcttcttttcagacttcccgcgaagatctgattcgcgggaagcagcggagggggaggagcaggtgggcggagcattcaggggagtggaggagcTGGATAGTGTGGTAAggttgcaggggatggggggagccgggaaggagctttgggtgcccagcggcgcttggtcgccgcttttctgtctataaatagccgacgggggggaaatcccggacacttttagattttttaaaatcccccctggacggctatttatagaccgaaaagccggacatgtccagggaaatccagacatatggtagccctatattaggtgaattgaaaaatactattacttttgttctttacagtgcaaatatttgtaatgaaaaataaaggcACTGTTTTAATCCATATGCAAAGTCAATTCTATTGCTGCTTAGGGTAGAGGTCTTTGAGTACAGACAGAGGCTCTGTGTAACCTGTGGCCAATCactttaacctttctgtgccttagtttttcCTCCTCTTTTGTTACAGCAAGGAAAAGAAATAGTAAAGAAACAGCAATTGCACTAGAAAAGCTGTTGCCAAAACGATGCCAAGTTCTGGGACTGGTCGCTCCTGGAATTGTAGGTAAGAGGAAGCAATATAACAGCCTGATTTCAAGATATATACCAAACGGTTAACTTTTTCAGACTACTATTTATTAGACTCCCAAATGCTCTCAAATTGAGGCACAGTCCTACAGATTTGTATGTAGACCATACTAGTATCTCACTGTCTACTAATTCCAAATTGCTCAATGTCTACCCCGTTTAAAGAATTCGTGACAGTGCTGCTAAGTTGTATGGTGTGACTTGAAAATTCTTAAACTCACATTTTTCAGTCTGCATAGAAAAGACTGACTTTGGAAAAAATTGGATGTGCTAGATATTTGAACTAGGATCAAAGGCCTCAGTATCAGCTGAGGGCTATTATGGAATTTCTTCTGGAGAAACCTGCTCAGCAGTCACATATAAAGGTCAATGGTATAGCAGACTTGACCAGCTCAGACATGATTTATGGGATTTCAGACACAAACTTCGGAAAGCACTATAAACTCTATCCTAGTTGTGATCGTATTAGCTTCCACACCCAATTATTATggtgttttcattattttaagaTCCAAGTGATACTTTGTGTCCAAGCGAGTTATACAGTATTCACATTTCTTAATCTTTGATATGACTGCATCTACAAAATAAGAGGTGACTATGCAGAGAGGTCATAGGCTGTACTCTCTGTATCTCCTTGGCAGAGGATGGAATGAAGCACACATTACATTTTTTGGTTGGGGTCATGTTTCTGACCAGTCCCTTAGGTGTGTGTTAAGAAAATCTCCCATATTTGAGGAGTCTATCTCTAATAAACTCATTGATCCAGATTACTTGGCCAAACTTCCCTGGATCTGTTTGTTCAAAATTTAAAGAAACACAATGGATTTAAAAAtggcacttaatttttttttttttttcactttctgtATTACAAAGGACATGCAATGGCTATCACTGAAAGAATTGAGggaattttcctttattttcagtTTAGTTGTGCATTTGACTCTTTGTATATACTTTCCCCAGTTTGAGTGAGtcatcactttttttaaaagtatggacACATGGTTGTAAACCCACAGAAATTTGCAGGGGTCAGCTGTACCAAATGAGATTTTGTTTGTAAATTGACTAACTTTCAACTTGACCataggtaatattttcaaaagcacctgcatcctgtttttttttttacccagtttCCCTTTATGTATGTCATTACGTAGGCAAaagtattttaatcaaaataaacAAGATATTCACATTACGCTTCTTTATCAGTTACTCCAATGGGCTCAAGCAGCAATCGACCTAAAGAAATCGAAGACGGTGAAGCTGGCTTTGCTTTATTGTTCCCTAAAATTGATGGTGTGAAAATCCATACCTTCCACTTTTGTAAAGTCTTTGATGAAAGCAAATTGACTGAatcaggcaagtcatttaattttaTATCAAATACTTTGTGTGCTGTAGCCTCAGTTTTGTAGGGGCTCTGTGTGAAGTGAATTGCTGTATTTGTGACTGCAAAACTCAAGTTGCCTCCTGGCTGGGTGGGTGGGCGGGCCAGGTTCCCTGGAATCATGGACCACCATATAAATGCAAAAATGCAAGGCTGCCAGTGATTGATAACTTTGTCCCCCCAGCAGGGTACTAAAGTACAAAGTGTAATCTTGAGAGGTGATCTTGGATCTCTTCAGTTAAATTTGAGCAATCCTATTGTTCCAGCTCAGTGCATGAGTGGGGATGTTGCAATCCTGGATACAGTCATTCTCTTTTGGTAGCTTCCTGCATTATTGAACAGTCATCACACAATAATCAGGACTGTGCAACTGGAAATGTTTCAGATTGTTGTTGTTAAACTGGGGctcggggtggttttttttgttttgtttcatactTCAATATCCATAGTCCCCAAATTGTATGCCTTGGTGAGGAGCAGAGCAAGAATCCCCAGGGGAATATATACGTAATGTACAGTCAACACACTATGTgctcagcaaaatgtcttgcttGTGAAGAGTAATTTGGCCAGTTTGTGTATGAGCTTGCTCACTTCTGCAAATTGACAGGTACCTCATCTGTGACTGGAAAAACCCAAAAAGCTAAATATTGAGGGAGTCGATGAGAGCTAGAAGGGGTTTGTACAGTCCTCCTGCTAACAGAGCCAGCTTTTGAGCACTATAGAGGAGAATCTCAgcattcatttgtgtgtgtgtgtgtgtgtgtgtgtgtgtgtgtgtgtgtgtgtgtgtgtgtgtgtgtgtgaataaatatatatatctttGAAAATGCAAACTGTCCAGCCCACCACTTGAGGGCACAGGATGACTTGCTTCTCCCCATTGCTGCGACAGCAGTGAGCTAGGCAGCATTACTGAATGTGTTTGTGGGTAGGTGTATAATAAATATAATGAGAATAATTCAAATGCTTGGATTTCAGAGACTGAGAGGTCTTAAAGGTAAAAATTTTGCCTTAAAGgtaaaaatttttattttttgttttgtattcccAGGTCTTAAAAATAATCCAGAGCTCCGTGTGGTTCTTCTATTTGTCTACAATTCCTGGAAGCCGGGAGCTAATCGGTTTCTTAATCAGATAATCAATCctttaaatgaaaaaagtatCATCTTGGCTGGGGGGTATGTGGAGAGCTTGACGTCACTGACCTCTGAGAAGTGGGTATCTCTTTCAAGTTAATTTGTGATGAAACATTGTGGAATTGTAGCAGGGTACAGCACTGGATATGAAACCTCTGTGAATAGGGCTGAGTCAGACATCTGTGAAAGGCATCATCCAAGCACAGTGATGTCATTTTTACGTAGGGAGAAGAAATACCCAAGGACTTCCTTTTTCTAACCAGTGTTGTTTTTCATAGTAGTAATGAAGTATTAAGGAAAGTCTTGAAATCACAGTGAAATATGTAATAGGAAAGATGATacagggctgctgctgtgtactCTAGTAGGAAAAACTGTAGACTTTGTCACATGGCTTTGCTTTGTGGCCTGTtacaaaaaatagttttaaatctTGGATTCTAGAGAGCAACTTTCAGGTGAATTAGAGAGGACATTTCCTGCTTTGAAGATTCTCTACTGGTGAGAGTTTATTCCAGTTTGACAGTGCTTTGCTTGAAATCGATTCTGCCTTCTGCATGATTTACTCTTCAGCATTTGTGCTCTTTTCTTTCTCATTATGCATTATATAGTAACATTTTGTAATTGTTTGCTCATTTTTAGGGAGGCCAGTCTTGCCAGCCAGTTTATAAAGCTTTACATTTCAGATTTCatcactggggtgtgtgtgtgtgtgtgtatatgtgtatgtatgtatagctGGCTGCTATCATGTCTTCCAATTTGTGTGTTAAATTATTCCTTAAGTGTATTACTTCCATTTTTGTCCATTGTAATGTGAAACAACTACAGCAGACCCTCGCTAGAATGTGCGTCTTTCTAGCGCAAATTCGGTTATAGCGCGGGACCGCGCATGGATCCCAAATGTAATTACCTTCATTGGAATCCATGGTAACGCAAGACCGCGCATGGATCCAAAGCCCCGCATTCTAGCAGGGGGCTCAGTGTACGTAATTTCTTCCTGTCAGGTGTTGAGATGTCAGTAATAATCCCCtggcttttttaaaattctgtggcctgagattcctaacttttgaaaaaattgctAGCCTCAGTCTCTACAAAAGATGCTGCTTCAATATGTAGCTACTCggtctgtcaagcgattaaaaaaatggatcttaatcacagttttaatcgaactgttaaacaatattagaatatcatttaaatagtttgggggttttctatattttcaaatatagggtcagagctgggggcacGGGGCTTCAGTCGCTCTTGAGGTTTGGGGTGCTgggctccatccccctccccgctgTCCGGGGAGCTGTGGGCTAGGGCTGCTTCAGTCCCCCTGCCACCAATGCCTCCCACCCCGCCCACAGGTATGCGATTAACGTGTTAACTTTACTTTCAGTTAATCATAGGCTTTAACTGCAATTGACAGCCCTGGTAGCTATAGTAATAGATGCTCAGATAATGTTCTGATTTGAAGTACTCTTTAAACCCCATTGTGTATAAGTATTGCAAGTTGGAGAATGCTGTTCTATAGTATGTTTGCCAAGGAAAAACATATGCCCTGGACATTATGCCAAATGTCCAAGAAGGATATCTTTCCATTGCTGAGGAAAAGGAAAGGTTTGCAATTTGGAGCATCTTTGTTGCTTTTGTGGGTGACTGAAAAAATCTCTTTAGAATATTGTCGTCTATTCTGGGTGTTCAGTTTGTATAATGTTCTAGTGCAGCCTTTGTATTTAGATCGAGATCGGTTCCTTTGGAATCTTTTCTAATTTGGTGTATGTTGTCTTTCAGTAACACTGAGGCTGGCGATTCCTATGGTGTGGTTGGATTGGCTTTCAGTGGACCCCAGCTACAGAGTGCTACAGTTTTGTTAGACCAGGATGTAATTGATGAACGGACTGTAGAAGCAGCAATGCAGCGTCTCAAAGCAGCAAACATTCCTGAGCACAACACCATTGGGTTCATGTTTGCGTGTGTTGGCAGAGGATACCAGTATTATAAAACCAAAAGGAATCTTGAAGCAGATgcatttaggaagtttttccctaatGTTCCCCTGTTTGGCTTTTTTGGACATGGAGAAATAGGATGTGATCGAATAGTCACTGGGAATTTCATACTGAGAGAATGCAATGACATAAAGGATGATCTACTCCATGGTTATACTACAGTTATGACTCTTATTCATCTTGGTTCAACTAAAGCAAACCAAgtttaaacatgttttttaaatacaccagCTGAGCTACTTGGTTGTTTCCattccagaaaactgaaaaatctggAATACATACATACTATAAAAGCACCTTCCAAAATCTAAAGTAATCACTTTTGTAATGTTATAAAATCATGTAGTCAGGATAGTGTTTAATGCAGTAGGTATGGGGAAGCTTTGCATTTTGTGTAATACTGTGCAAAAGTCAGAACTGCAGGTAAATGTACATGTGTTCAAATTTTACAATAGAAGgaagcttctttctttctttctttctttctttctttctttctcctaagGCTAGAAGAGTGCACAAATGGCAGTGTAGTCCAGCAAAAACGCTCAACAGTGAACCATCAGTATTTTGATGTGATCTCTTTTATATATGAAGTCTTTAAAAGCTACTGATGTGTATGTGTCCGGTTCCACCTTTACCTGAGTCTTCTCTCAACAGAGATTTGTACATTCCATCCAGATTCAGAATTGAGCCCTACCTACAAGCAATAATACCTCTTTATTAGGTCAAATGAATGAGAATATTTGGGCAATAATCATGAAGTGttcattaaataaaatacaaaatatatgtAAAAGGTACAGTGTCTTCTATTTTTAGAGAAAAAAGccaatttaaagggacactatcaggTTACAAACTGACTCCCTTCAAGAACACCTTGgattaaaacaattttaagtatCTGACATACTCTTTACTGCATCTGCTGGTTTACTTTTGCATTTCTCAGCTTGGACATGAAAATGGACCAGTCACCTTTGCTCTTAGATTCTCCGGTACAAGCACAATGATGCATTGTGGAGGTTGCAGATGCTGCAAAGGGctgtttgttcatttaaaaacatcctgtagaagcttaaaaataaaaatggaaacgTTTTCATTGGCCTCAAGTTCCTTACAAGTTTTTGGACATTTTTACTGACCCTAAAACATGGGCCAAGCCTAGACCAAGTCATGTCTCTTTTATAAATTAGTTTTTGCAAAAAGGTCTTTGTTGTTGCTTGTTGTATTTTTCTCACTTTTACTATAATGAACAGAGAAGTTTTCCCAGGCTTCTTTGGGCTTaagtttttaaatgcagtttttctCTTATTACCCACTCGGAGCAATACAGCTGGATTGACAAAATATTAACTTTACTAGATACTGAATCTATAAAGTCAGAATAAATTCATACTTTTATACAAAACACAGTATAGCTTTATTATAACTCAAATATTTTGGTAGTATTTCATGCTGTCTCTAAATTCCAAATCCGGTAACTGTCCTATCCTTTATGTTGTATGTTGGCATCAGGGTAGATTGGGAAATATCACAAAAAGCTCTAAAATGGGAGGAAAATTCTGATCCATTATAGTTATTTGATCTTCAGTAGGAAAGGGATGCTTTTTTTGTTCTAGGACATACTGCTTACTTTTCTGGAAACTGTTGAAAATAACTATCAATAGTATACACCTTGAACATTTTTGGCAATATGACATGTCAAGGGAAAAATTGTCACTGAAATTTATACTCGGTTACATCAGGATTAGCCTGCTTTGTCCTGAGGGAGAAGTCAGCGGATCATTTAATTCTCTACCATGTTACTTTGGCATTTAGAAAACATCAGCTTTCTGCATTTCTTCCATCCTGCGTTTGGTAAAGCCTCAGCACTGTACTGCTTTGCTGTGACCATACTTAACTTTGGATGTATATATTGTATTTCTTCATCCTCAACTATTtatacctttttttcccccccttcttctTTGTGCTCCCATTTGTCACAGGTTTCTTCAAAAACTTCATGGTATAAAATTATACCTCTCCCTAGTCAATGATGCGGAAATTCTTGCTGAATCAGCAGCAGTATAATTCAGCAGTAGCTGAAGGAAAGCTTGTATAAGAACTTTAAAGGGCGGATATTTCAGATCACAAGAGCTTCTGAGCCACTTGCCCAACTTTTGTTCTCTTCATTAATCAGACACTTAATGCAgcagattggatttttttttcctgaagaggAGATCTGAACTTTCAGTGCAGGCATTTGGTATTCATTTGTTCTACATTGAAATTATTACAGAGGAGTTTATAATGTGTGACTATGATTCAAATTCAGTTgattcaatgggagtctttccattgacatcaatgggctttaGGCAGAGCTCTTGTATTGGCTGtttctttgggttttttaaaactaGAAGAATTCATACTGTGACATTaattgacataaactgtgaccgtatagatcattgttgcaaccaaggtcctatactTGAACCAAAACTTGTACAAAGGAGGTTTGTaatttactggttatgattatgttgtCTGTATGTGTTTATCATTTTTGTCCTCTCCATGGATCACCACCTTGTAGTGGTGGAGAGGCTTGCGTGTCTCCATGACCCTGAGAGCGATGCTGCCTGGAGCATTGATCTAACTAAAACCTTTGATTCAGTGGATCGCTGTGCCCTCCGGACTGGACTTTCTAAGATTGGATGTCCTGATAAATACATCAGTGTCCTAAAATTGCTTCATGATAACGTGAAAGcgactgttctgagcagcactggctcccagagtgaACCCTTTAAAGTACAAACAGGAGTCAAACAGGGATGTATCATCGCTCCAACCATGTTTGCGGTTTTTATTGCCATCATTTTTTACCTAATTGCTGAGAAGTTTACAGCTGGCGTTGAAATCATTTACAGAATGGACGGAAAGCTGTTCAGGCTTAGGAGGCTGAAAACCAAGAGTAAGATCTCCACAACATCTATTGTGgaacttcagtatgctgatgacaaggcaatctttgcccactctgagaAAGATCTTCAGATTATCTTGAATGTGTTTGCCGATGCTTACGCTTGTCTTGATTTCACTCTTAATATCAAGAAAactaaagtgctctatcagccctctctaaatgaggtattacatgccccatctatcaaagtcaatggagtggGACTGAAGGATGTCGATCATTTCCTCTACCTTGGaagtcatctttcatccaaggcagatattgatgcagaaattcagCATCACctcagctgtgccagtgtagctttTTCTCGTTTATGGCACAGGGTTTTTGAAGATCGTGGCATTTGAACAGACACcaagcttcttgtttatcaagcTGTTATTCTCCCAACATTGTTGTATGGGTCCGAAACTTGGATAACCTATAAACATCACTTGAAAGTCCTTGAGAGGCACCATCAATGCTACCTTcgtaagattctgaagatcaaatgggacGACAGGTGCACCAATATTGGTgttctggaagaggcaaagaccacTATTGAGGCAATGATCATCCATCAGCAATTCCGCTGGACTGGTCACGTCCGGATGCCAGACCATTGCCTGCCAAAACAGGTCCTGTTCTCTCAGCTCAAAAAAGGGCACTGTAACGTGGGTGGACAAGGGAAAGTGTTATAAGGAATTGctgaaggacaacctaaaaaagtgtaatattgacattgacacttgcccaggatcacttaaaatggagtgaagtcctacacgatggtcccctgcattttgaacttgctcgcTGACAAGCTGAAGATGACAAGAGGCGTAGGAGGGAGACTGGCTCCCAGTCATGGTCAGCAGCCTCCTGCTgagtctgaaaacatctgccctcattgtaatagaacttgtggttcagGGACTGGCCTTATTAGCCACTTGAAGACGCATAACTctcatggaagatgatcatatCAGTAACGAGTGATCGCCCATCAGCatcatcatttttgtatttgaagttatgaatattggctacgtacttgtatctcaatgtgtttgattctaagtagcctcagtgaagcatttggtcagcttctagagaaaggactattctcactaagtgcccaatcaaggaacacttaactgacaatggactttgggagacgccaatccacatcagagctttcctgggaatgttcaactaacatgtaaacaatggcgtcggcctgcaaaaagctgaaccattcatggacatgtgacttgcccaagtggcTACAaattccatcttgttgctgtgattttgcacagaagaacaaagaggtttccacccacaagagagagaatagaaAAGACCCTTgaagcccctccattttgtcttcagctggcttaagagatggcctctccaccccaaagagatgcctgaaagaaactggcaCAAATGACCGTAACTATGGAGGTGTGAGTGAGTGCTGGACCCagactgtgaaagaagcttattggaatatctctAGGGGTGAGATTTCAtgtgtaatcagtttcttaatgtattagacttagacttgcgtgttttggtttgttttgattGGTAATTTACTTTCTGTTCTCCAGCCTCCACActcaaaactcacttaaaatcactaccagtgtctcaaagcaatcagctgtacACAGATCCTGTTCAACTAggccactgtgacgggttcgatcacagaaaccaccttg includes these proteins:
- the FBXO22 gene encoding LOW QUALITY PROTEIN: F-box only protein 22 (The sequence of the model RefSeq protein was modified relative to this genomic sequence to represent the inferred CDS: deleted 1 base in 1 codon) — translated: MTQSECAAARTSGSQPASWCARQAPGAEAWVPVAMESDGKGAYVLSNLAEVVERILSFLPTKALLRAACVCRLWRECARRLLRTQQSIAWVSALEPGPSDSHSLVRALAEELENVHVLPQTVLYIADAETFIGYEECHRQKRARKRNSKETAIALEKLLPKRCQVLGLVAPGIVVTPMGSSSNRPKEIEDGEAGFALLFPKIDGVKIHTFHFCKVFDESKLTESGLKNNPELRVVLLFVYNSWKPGANRFLNQIINPLNEKSIILAGGYVESLTSLTSENNTEAGDSYGVVGLAFSGPQLQSATVLLDQDVIDERTVEAAMQRLKAANIPEHNTIGFMFACVGRGYQYYKTKRNLEADAFRKFFPNVPLFGFFGHGEIGCDRIVTGNFILRECNDIKDDLLHGYTTVMTLIHLGSTKANQV